From a region of the Campylobacter sp. genome:
- the infB gene encoding translation initiation factor IF-2, protein MGVLIKDIADELGYASKEIIEKAQEMGFKKVKTASNKVSEEEAAAIYDYIQTGILPGKKSKPAKKSSEKAQEDENKPAKKQSETKKTAKKESPKKAESLKASESKESAQSAKEPSDEKARTQEPEIKTEKSQNQKEEISSTPQEKEEKQNAASKPASVQINSGDSIASESLQKRRGLVIVKKKKEVQVPAAQDRTEPRREKISASLEAIFSNAELNLKKKKIEKKKAPAAKKEDALKIDIIPDHEMADIVIEDEDVVVMPDFTVKPIQTENRTKSKNQPNIYRASQNQIFSSEGGISRGGRKKHKKAPREQGSEIVSSVNIPKEIRVYEFADKIKKQPSEIIGKLFALGMMTTKNDFLDEDAIEILASEFGIEVNIIDEAQEFDYIKAYEDSEGEENLIARAPVITIMGHVDHGKTSLLDYIRNSRVASGEAGGITQHVGAYMVEKNGRKITFIDTPGHEAFTSMRARGAEVTDIVIIVVAADDGVKPQTKEAIAHAKAANVPIIIAINKMDKPNANPDLVKTGLAELDIMPTEWGGSYEFVPISAKTGDGIENLLEIVLLQADLLELKADPSKQAKATIIESSLQKGRGAVATVIVQNGTLHVGDTVVAGIAYGKVRALSDDKGRALKQILPGECGVIIGLSEVPGAGETLIGVSSDKEAREYASKIYEHQRQKELSKSTKVTIDELSAKIAEGSLKSLPVIVKADVAGSLEAIKASLEKLRNDEVKVDIIHSGIGGITQNDIALASASENCVILGFNVRPTGEIKELAKERGAQIKTYNVIYNLIDDIKALLGGLMSPIISEEALGQAEIRQVINVPKIGQIAGCMVTDGLIARGAKIRVIREGVIVFEGNVSSLKRFKDDAKEVAKGFECGVGIEGYDDMRVGDFIESYKQKEEQATID, encoded by the coding sequence AAGTAAGCGAAGAGGAAGCTGCCGCTATTTATGATTATATTCAGACGGGAATTTTGCCGGGGAAAAAGTCAAAGCCCGCAAAGAAAAGCTCCGAAAAAGCGCAAGAAGACGAGAATAAGCCCGCTAAAAAACAGAGTGAAACTAAAAAAACCGCTAAAAAAGAGAGCCCTAAAAAGGCGGAAAGCTTAAAAGCTTCCGAATCCAAAGAGTCAGCGCAGAGCGCCAAAGAGCCTAGCGACGAAAAAGCGCGTACGCAAGAGCCTGAGATAAAAACCGAAAAATCTCAAAATCAAAAAGAAGAAATTTCCTCCACCCCGCAGGAGAAAGAGGAGAAGCAAAACGCCGCTTCAAAGCCTGCTTCGGTGCAGATAAACAGCGGCGATAGCATCGCTAGCGAGAGCCTGCAAAAGCGCCGCGGCTTAGTCATCGTAAAAAAGAAAAAGGAAGTTCAGGTCCCGGCGGCACAAGATAGGACCGAGCCTAGGCGCGAAAAGATAAGTGCGAGCCTAGAGGCGATCTTTTCAAATGCCGAACTAAATTTGAAAAAGAAAAAGATCGAAAAGAAAAAAGCCCCCGCGGCTAAAAAAGAAGATGCCCTTAAAATCGACATCATTCCTGATCACGAGATGGCGGATATCGTCATTGAGGACGAAGACGTCGTGGTAATGCCAGATTTCACCGTCAAACCGATCCAAACCGAAAACCGCACCAAAAGTAAAAACCAACCTAATATTTATCGCGCCTCGCAGAATCAAATTTTCAGCAGTGAGGGCGGTATAAGTCGCGGCGGTCGCAAAAAGCATAAAAAAGCCCCTCGCGAGCAGGGTAGCGAAATCGTAAGTTCTGTAAATATCCCAAAAGAGATCCGCGTCTATGAGTTCGCCGATAAGATCAAAAAGCAGCCTAGCGAGATCATCGGCAAGCTATTTGCGCTTGGGATGATGACGACGAAAAACGATTTTTTGGACGAGGACGCGATAGAAATTTTAGCAAGCGAATTCGGCATTGAGGTAAATATCATCGATGAGGCGCAGGAGTTTGATTACATCAAGGCCTACGAGGACAGCGAAGGCGAAGAAAATTTAATCGCTAGAGCGCCTGTCATTACCATCATGGGACACGTCGATCACGGCAAAACGAGCCTGCTCGATTATATCCGAAACTCTCGCGTAGCAAGCGGCGAAGCGGGCGGCATCACGCAGCACGTAGGCGCGTATATGGTCGAGAAAAACGGCAGGAAGATCACCTTCATCGACACTCCGGGTCACGAGGCCTTTACTTCGATGCGCGCGCGCGGAGCCGAGGTTACCGATATCGTAATCATCGTAGTGGCGGCAGACGACGGCGTCAAGCCTCAGACTAAGGAGGCTATAGCGCACGCCAAGGCCGCAAACGTGCCGATTATCATCGCGATAAACAAGATGGACAAGCCTAACGCCAATCCCGATCTCGTAAAAACGGGGCTTGCAGAGCTTGATATCATGCCTACCGAGTGGGGCGGCAGCTACGAGTTCGTGCCAATCTCCGCAAAAACAGGCGACGGGATCGAAAATTTATTAGAGATCGTGCTTTTGCAAGCCGATCTTTTGGAGCTTAAGGCAGATCCTAGCAAGCAGGCTAAGGCAACCATCATAGAAAGTTCCCTTCAAAAAGGGCGCGGCGCCGTTGCCACCGTCATCGTGCAAAACGGCACTCTGCACGTCGGAGACACCGTCGTAGCAGGCATCGCATACGGCAAGGTGCGCGCGCTTAGCGACGATAAGGGTAGAGCGCTAAAGCAAATTTTACCGGGCGAATGCGGCGTCATCATAGGCCTTAGCGAGGTTCCGGGCGCTGGCGAGACGTTGATCGGCGTTTCAAGCGATAAGGAAGCGCGCGAGTACGCGAGTAAAATTTACGAGCATCAGCGCCAAAAAGAGCTTAGCAAATCGACCAAGGTCACTATCGACGAGCTAAGCGCCAAGATCGCCGAAGGCTCGCTAAAAAGCCTTCCTGTGATCGTCAAAGCCGACGTTGCGGGCTCGTTGGAGGCTATCAAAGCAAGCCTTGAGAAGCTCCGCAACGACGAAGTCAAGGTAGATATCATCCACAGCGGCATCGGCGGTATCACGCAAAACGACATCGCCTTAGCAAGCGCCAGCGAAAACTGCGTGATCTTGGGCTTCAACGTCCGTCCTACGGGCGAGATCAAAGAGCTTGCCAAGGAGCGCGGCGCGCAGATTAAGACCTACAACGTCATCTACAATCTAATCGATGATATCAAGGCGCTTTTGGGCGGCCTTATGAGCCCGATCATCAGCGAGGAAGCCTTGGGCCAGGCCGAGATCCGCCAGGTCATCAACGTGCCTAAGATCGGGCAGATCGCGGGTTGCATGGTTACCGACGGGCTCATCGCTCGCGGCGCGAAGATCCGCGTCATCAGAGAGGGCGTCATCGTTTTCGAGGGCAACGTCAGCTCGCTCAAGCGCTTCAAAGACGACGCCAAGGAAGTCGCCAAAGGCTTCGAATGCGGCGTAGGCATCGAGGGCTACGACGATATGCGCGTGGGCGATTTTATCGAAAGCTACAAGCAAAAAGAGGAGCAGGCTACGATAGACTAA
- a CDS encoding ribosome maturation factor RimP has product MVDLEALARECGVQLYDVETVSENGRTIYRISITKAGGVGLDDCERLSRLLSPIFDVEPPLEGEWTLEVGSPGLERKLSKLQHFANSVGELVRLSRTDGQKLSGEVLGCEGGVLRLRTDGGEVSVRLDEIKKARTYVQW; this is encoded by the coding sequence ATGGTTGATTTAGAGGCTTTAGCGCGCGAGTGCGGCGTGCAGCTTTACGACGTGGAGACGGTGAGCGAAAACGGCAGAACGATCTATCGCATCAGCATCACGAAAGCGGGCGGCGTGGGGCTGGACGACTGCGAGCGGCTATCGCGGCTGCTTTCGCCGATTTTTGACGTGGAGCCGCCGCTTGAGGGCGAGTGGACGCTGGAGGTCGGCTCGCCCGGGCTTGAGCGCAAGCTAAGCAAGCTGCAACATTTCGCAAACTCCGTGGGCGAGCTGGTACGTCTAAGTCGCACGGATGGGCAGAAGCTAAGCGGCGAGGTGCTCGGCTGCGAAGGCGGCGTGCTTAGACTACGCACGGACGGCGGCGAGGTGAGCGTGCGACTTGACGAGATCAAAAAGGCGCGAACCTACGTGCAGTGGTAG
- the rbfA gene encoding 30S ribosome-binding factor RbfA translates to MNPIELRRLRTQSVLKQLIPEALASLEDELLRGLCVTDVECKRGRYDAFVYLDKNAFDEREQEFVLEKLGRVARYLQNFCAEAEGWYRCPAFHFKFDDRLEYQNKMDDLFDKIEEELRKNG, encoded by the coding sequence ATGAATCCGATCGAACTCAGAAGACTTCGCACGCAAAGCGTGCTAAAGCAGCTCATCCCCGAAGCGCTCGCGAGCCTTGAGGACGAGCTTTTGCGCGGGCTGTGCGTCACCGACGTGGAGTGCAAGCGCGGGCGCTACGACGCGTTCGTATATCTGGATAAAAACGCCTTCGACGAGCGCGAGCAGGAATTCGTGCTCGAAAAGCTCGGCCGCGTGGCGAGATATTTGCAAAACTTCTGCGCCGAGGCGGAGGGCTGGTACCGCTGCCCCGCGTTTCACTTCAAATTTGACGACCGCTTGGAGTATCAAAACAAAATGGACGATCTTTTCGACAAAATAGAGGAGGAGCTACGCAAAAATGGTTGA